A genomic segment from Sphingopyxis sp. DBS4 encodes:
- a CDS encoding class I SAM-dependent RNA methyltransferase, translating to MNDSALIERIAARGDGVTADGRHVAGAVPGDHITADGTLVPGPNRAEPVCRHFGKCGGCQLQHVSEAALADFVQSRVVGALEGQQIAAGEVLPALLSPPQSRRRAALTAFKIGRQVALGFNAAQSNQIVDMRMCPLLVPELFALVAPIRALLDGIAPQRRPVKVKLQMLDQGAEVVLEGVRAEGLDAAMALQDFAGDHALARLAVDQGDGLETVWQPEPPTAHFGTIGVEVPPFAFLQATAAGQAALVEAVRDAIGDAAAVADLFAGVGTFALSVQAGRKVYAAEGARDAIAALTGAANRARALVATEHRDLFRRPLVPAELDRFGAVILDPPRAGAEEQVKQIAASKVPAIAYVSCNPASFARDAKLLVQGGYRLDWVRPVGQFRWSTHVELAGRFSR from the coding sequence ATGAACGACAGCGCGCTGATCGAGCGCATCGCCGCGCGCGGCGATGGCGTGACCGCCGACGGGCGCCATGTCGCTGGCGCGGTGCCCGGCGATCATATCACGGCCGACGGGACGCTGGTGCCGGGACCGAACCGCGCCGAGCCGGTGTGCCGCCATTTCGGCAAATGCGGCGGCTGCCAGTTGCAGCATGTGTCCGAAGCCGCGCTCGCCGACTTCGTGCAGAGCCGCGTCGTGGGTGCGCTCGAGGGGCAGCAGATCGCGGCGGGGGAGGTGTTGCCCGCCTTGTTGTCGCCGCCGCAAAGCCGACGCCGCGCGGCGCTCACCGCGTTCAAGATCGGCAGGCAGGTCGCGCTCGGCTTCAACGCAGCGCAGAGCAACCAGATCGTCGACATGCGCATGTGTCCGCTGCTGGTGCCCGAACTGTTCGCGCTCGTCGCCCCGATCCGCGCTTTGCTGGACGGCATCGCGCCGCAGCGGCGCCCGGTGAAGGTCAAGCTGCAGATGCTCGATCAGGGTGCCGAGGTGGTGCTGGAGGGGGTGCGGGCGGAAGGGCTCGACGCGGCGATGGCGTTGCAGGATTTTGCGGGCGATCATGCGTTGGCGCGCCTCGCTGTCGATCAGGGCGACGGGCTCGAAACCGTGTGGCAGCCCGAGCCGCCGACCGCGCATTTCGGGACCATTGGCGTCGAGGTGCCGCCCTTCGCTTTCCTGCAGGCGACGGCGGCGGGGCAGGCGGCGCTCGTCGAGGCGGTGCGCGATGCGATCGGCGACGCGGCAGCGGTCGCCGACCTGTTCGCGGGGGTCGGCACCTTCGCGCTGTCGGTGCAGGCGGGACGAAAGGTCTATGCCGCCGAGGGCGCGCGCGATGCGATCGCGGCGCTGACCGGCGCGGCGAACCGCGCGCGGGCGTTGGTCGCGACCGAGCATCGCGATCTGTTCCGGCGGCCGCTGGTGCCCGCGGAACTCGATCGCTTCGGTGCGGTGATCCTCGACCCGCCGCGCGCGGGAGCCGAGGAGCAGGTGAAGCAGATCGCGGCGTCGAAGGTGCCCGCGATTGCCTATGTGAGCTGCAATCCCGCGAGCTTTGCGCGCGATGCGAAGCTGCTGGTACAGGGCGGCTACCGGCTCGACTGGGTGCGGCCCGTCGGGCAGTTCCGCTGGTCGACGCATGTCGAACTGGCGGGGCGTTTTTCGCGATAG
- a CDS encoding DMT family protein, which yields MTAYLAPIALLCLSNIFMTFAWYGHLGDLSRPTWLAIVMAWGIAFFEYCLAVPANRIGHGVYTTAELKTLQEVITLIIFAGFAVFWLGEKLTANHLVGFALIAAGAFFIFKGPIAA from the coding sequence ATGACCGCCTATCTCGCCCCCATCGCCCTGCTCTGTCTCTCGAACATCTTCATGACCTTCGCCTGGTACGGCCATCTCGGGGATCTTTCACGCCCGACCTGGCTCGCCATCGTGATGGCGTGGGGCATCGCCTTCTTCGAATATTGCCTCGCCGTCCCGGCGAACCGCATCGGCCACGGCGTTTATACCACCGCCGAACTCAAGACCTTGCAAGAGGTGATCACCCTGATCATATTCGCCGGGTTCGCGGTCTTCTGGCTCGGGGAGAAGCTGACCGCGAATCATCTCGTCGGCTTCGCATTGATAGCGGCGGGGGCGTTCTTCATCTTCAAGGGGCCGATCGCGGCCTGA
- a CDS encoding FAD-dependent oxidoreductase — protein sequence MVSRAEVNHTFTDAELDELKAFGAVESHRAGDPIVEEGAMAPDCIITLSGHTDIFASTDEGRKRVGWMERGQFAGDLSVLTGQRHLSRVEMGQDGEILRIAHADFQRLIAGNSHYSDIFVRVLSARREFSNHRGFAAVIVIGAAMDRGVYAVRDLLAKHGVAHRWFDPADGPVAAHLLAERGLAEEQLPAVILGAADVLIQPTPEQLAQALGLDLLPDGATADVIVVGSGPGGLAAGVYAGSEGLTVIAIDSLAPGGQAGTSSKIENYLGFPTGISGNELARRATVQAQKFGARIVAPVRAGALDRDGDAYCLSLADGRRLRSRAVVIASGAQYQRLPIEGIEVYEGRGIFYGATPMEAQLCSDAEVTVVGAGNSAGQGAIYLASVAKKVRVVFRRASLRDTMSEYLVKRLEEHPNIEIIASTDVVALHGEERLGGLTYRCRETGAERKCDCGFLFLFIGASPNTRWLPKEMVCDERGFVKTGADIAPLELVRAGWSLDRMPSRYETSWPRIYAVGDVRKGSVKRVASSVGEGSVVVSDIHQALAEIGVNSGAS from the coding sequence ATGGTTTCCCGCGCCGAGGTGAATCACACTTTCACGGACGCCGAACTCGACGAACTGAAAGCCTTCGGCGCAGTCGAATCGCATCGCGCGGGCGACCCTATCGTCGAGGAGGGTGCGATGGCCCCCGATTGCATCATCACCTTATCGGGGCATACCGATATTTTCGCGTCGACCGACGAAGGGCGGAAACGCGTCGGCTGGATGGAGCGCGGGCAGTTTGCGGGCGACCTGTCGGTGCTGACGGGGCAGCGGCATTTGTCGCGGGTCGAGATGGGTCAGGATGGCGAGATATTGCGTATCGCGCACGCCGATTTCCAGCGCCTGATCGCCGGAAATTCGCACTATTCGGACATTTTCGTGCGTGTGCTGTCGGCGCGGCGCGAGTTCAGCAACCACCGCGGCTTCGCGGCGGTCATTGTGATCGGCGCGGCGATGGACCGCGGCGTCTATGCTGTGCGCGACCTGCTCGCCAAGCATGGGGTCGCGCACCGCTGGTTCGATCCGGCGGATGGGCCGGTGGCGGCACATCTGTTGGCCGAGCGCGGCCTGGCCGAAGAACAATTGCCCGCGGTCATTCTCGGCGCTGCCGATGTGCTGATTCAGCCAACGCCCGAACAGCTCGCCCAGGCGCTGGGCCTCGATCTGCTTCCCGATGGCGCAACCGCCGACGTCATCGTGGTCGGCAGCGGCCCCGGCGGGCTTGCCGCGGGAGTTTATGCGGGGTCGGAAGGGCTGACGGTGATCGCGATCGATTCGCTCGCACCGGGCGGACAAGCCGGCACGTCTTCGAAGATCGAGAATTATCTGGGCTTCCCGACCGGTATATCGGGCAACGAACTGGCGCGCCGCGCCACGGTGCAGGCACAGAAATTTGGGGCCCGCATCGTCGCGCCGGTGCGTGCGGGCGCGCTCGACCGCGACGGCGACGCCTATTGCCTCAGCCTCGCCGACGGACGGCGGCTGCGCTCGCGCGCGGTCGTGATCGCATCGGGCGCGCAATATCAGCGGCTGCCGATCGAAGGGATCGAGGTCTATGAGGGACGCGGCATCTTCTATGGCGCGACGCCGATGGAAGCGCAGCTTTGCAGCGATGCCGAAGTGACCGTGGTCGGCGCCGGCAATTCGGCGGGGCAAGGCGCGATCTATCTTGCGAGTGTGGCGAAGAAAGTCCGGGTCGTGTTCCGCCGCGCGAGCCTGCGCGACACCATGTCCGAATATCTGGTCAAGCGGCTGGAAGAACATCCGAATATCGAGATCATCGCGTCGACCGATGTCGTCGCCCTGCACGGTGAGGAGCGGCTGGGTGGCTTGACCTATCGCTGCCGCGAGACGGGCGCCGAGAGGAAGTGCGACTGCGGTTTTCTGTTCCTGTTCATCGGCGCGAGCCCGAATACGCGCTGGCTGCCGAAGGAAATGGTGTGCGACGAGCGCGGTTTCGTGAAGACGGGGGCCGACATCGCGCCGCTCGAACTCGTCAGGGCGGGCTGGTCGCTCGACCGTATGCCGAGCCGCTACGAGACGAGCTGGCCGCGCATCTACGCCGTCGGCGATGTGCGCAAGGGATCGGTAAAGCGCGTCGCTTCGTCGGTGGGCGAGGGGTCGGTTGTGGTCAGCGACATCCACCAGGCATTGGCGGAAATCGGGGTCAACTCAGGCGCGTCCTGA
- a CDS encoding carboxynorspermidine decarboxylase, producing METRAGDPGAFARFDLTRVPSPAFVVDAAKVRANLAVLRQIGDASGARVLAALKAFSMWSLGPVVADYLDGVCASGLFEAKLGRQEYGGEVATYCAGYKEADLPEIAALSDHLIFNSPGQIARFRPLLDELRAKGERLDIGLRINPMHSEGETPKYDPAAPCSRLGFPVTQLLPEHMEGVDGVHMHSLCEQDFPPLQRTWNAVQPMLRPFFGQLRWINFGGGHHVTRADYQVDDLIAFLKQVRAATDCDVMIEPGEAVALDAGILVGEILDLFDNGMPIGITDISATCHMPDVIEAPYRPAMLNEGSEGMATRLGGPSCLAGDVIGDYRLPGGARIGQRFAFLDQAHYSMVKTNSFNGVPLPSIWLWDSETDELKLVREFGYEDFRTRLS from the coding sequence ATGGAAACCCGTGCCGGCGATCCCGGAGCTTTTGCCCGTTTCGACCTGACCCGCGTCCCCTCGCCCGCCTTCGTCGTCGATGCGGCCAAAGTGCGCGCCAATCTGGCGGTGCTGCGCCAGATCGGCGACGCGTCAGGCGCGCGCGTGCTCGCGGCGCTCAAGGCCTTTTCGATGTGGTCGCTGGGACCGGTCGTGGCGGACTATCTCGACGGCGTTTGCGCCTCGGGCCTGTTCGAGGCGAAGCTTGGCCGACAGGAATATGGCGGGGAAGTCGCGACCTATTGCGCGGGCTACAAGGAAGCCGATCTGCCCGAAATCGCGGCGCTGTCCGATCATCTGATCTTCAACTCCCCAGGCCAGATCGCGCGCTTCCGCCCGCTGCTCGACGAGCTGCGAGCAAAAGGTGAACGCTTGGACATCGGCCTGCGCATCAACCCGATGCACAGCGAAGGCGAGACCCCAAAATACGACCCTGCAGCGCCGTGCAGCCGCCTCGGCTTCCCGGTTACCCAATTGCTCCCCGAGCATATGGAGGGCGTCGACGGCGTGCATATGCACAGCCTCTGCGAACAGGATTTTCCGCCGCTCCAGCGCACATGGAACGCGGTGCAACCGATGCTGCGCCCCTTCTTCGGCCAACTCCGGTGGATCAACTTCGGCGGCGGCCACCACGTCACCCGCGCCGATTATCAGGTCGATGACCTGATCGCCTTCCTCAAGCAGGTGCGCGCCGCGACCGATTGCGACGTGATGATCGAGCCCGGCGAGGCGGTCGCGCTCGACGCGGGCATCCTTGTCGGCGAAATCCTCGACCTGTTCGACAACGGGATGCCGATCGGCATCACCGACATTTCGGCGACCTGCCATATGCCCGACGTGATCGAGGCGCCCTATCGCCCCGCCATGCTGAACGAAGGCAGCGAGGGCATGGCGACGCGCCTCGGCGGCCCCTCGTGCCTCGCGGGCGACGTGATCGGCGATTACCGCCTGCCCGGCGGCGCCCGCATCGGCCAGCGCTTCGCTTTCCTCGATCAGGCGCATTATTCGATGGTCAAGACGAACAGCTTCAACGGCGTGCCGCTGCCGTCGATCTGGCTGTGGGACAGCGAGACTGACGAACTGAAGCTGGTCCGTGAGTTCGGCTATGAGGATTTCAGGACGCGCCTGAGTTGA
- the gdhA gene encoding NADP-specific glutamate dehydrogenase, which translates to MSKIDEKLQPVLDEVLRRNAGEAEFHQAVHEVLESLGRVVAKHPEYAHHALIERICEPERQIIFRVPWVDDSGQVQINRGFRVQFNSALGPYKGGIRFHPSVNLGIIKFLGFEQIFKNALTGMPIGGGKGGSDFNPRGRSDGEIMRFCQAFMTELQRHLGEYTDVPAGDIGVGGREIGYMFGQYKRLTNRYEAGVLTGKGLVYGGSRARTEATGFGLVYFVQQMLATKGATLDGKRVVVSGSGNVAIYAIEKVQQFDGRVLACSDSNGYVLDEGGIDLALLKEIKEVRRERLSDYVRMKGAGAHYIEGGSIWDVACDVALPCATQNELTGKDATTLIRNGVQVVGEGANMPSTPDAVDLFHQNGVMFAPGKAANAGGVATSALEMQQNASRDSWTFDQTEARLAQIMRGIHDNCAATADEYSAPGNYVLGANIAGFVRVAEAMQSLGVI; encoded by the coding sequence TTGAGCAAGATTGATGAAAAGTTGCAGCCGGTTCTTGATGAAGTATTGCGCCGTAACGCCGGGGAAGCCGAATTCCACCAGGCGGTCCACGAAGTTCTGGAAAGCCTCGGGCGCGTCGTCGCCAAACATCCCGAATATGCGCACCACGCGCTGATCGAGCGGATTTGCGAACCGGAGCGGCAGATCATCTTTCGCGTTCCCTGGGTCGACGATAGCGGCCAGGTCCAGATCAACCGCGGCTTCCGCGTCCAGTTCAACTCGGCGCTCGGCCCCTATAAGGGCGGCATCCGCTTTCACCCGTCGGTCAACCTCGGCATCATCAAATTCCTGGGGTTCGAACAGATTTTCAAGAATGCGCTGACCGGCATGCCGATCGGCGGCGGCAAGGGCGGGTCCGACTTCAACCCGCGCGGGCGCTCGGACGGCGAGATCATGCGCTTCTGCCAGGCCTTCATGACCGAGCTGCAACGCCACCTCGGCGAATATACCGACGTTCCCGCGGGCGACATCGGCGTCGGCGGGCGCGAGATCGGCTATATGTTCGGCCAGTACAAACGGCTCACCAACCGCTACGAGGCGGGCGTGCTGACCGGCAAGGGCCTCGTCTACGGCGGATCGCGCGCGCGGACCGAGGCGACCGGCTTCGGCCTCGTCTATTTCGTCCAGCAGATGCTGGCGACCAAGGGCGCGACGCTCGACGGCAAGCGCGTCGTCGTTTCGGGCTCAGGCAACGTCGCCATCTATGCCATCGAGAAGGTGCAGCAGTTCGACGGCCGGGTCCTCGCCTGCTCCGATTCCAACGGCTATGTCCTCGACGAAGGCGGCATCGACCTTGCGCTCCTCAAGGAGATCAAGGAAGTCCGCCGCGAGCGCCTGTCCGACTATGTTCGCATGAAGGGTGCCGGTGCCCATTATATCGAGGGCGGGTCGATCTGGGATGTCGCGTGCGACGTCGCGCTCCCCTGCGCGACACAGAACGAACTCACCGGCAAGGACGCGACAACGCTGATCAGGAACGGCGTTCAGGTCGTCGGCGAAGGCGCCAACATGCCCTCGACCCCCGACGCGGTCGACCTGTTCCACCAGAACGGCGTGATGTTCGCGCCGGGCAAGGCCGCGAACGCCGGCGGCGTCGCAACCTCGGCGCTCGAAATGCAGCAAAATGCCTCGCGCGACAGCTGGACCTTCGACCAGACCGAAGCGCGGCTGGCGCAGATCATGCGCGGCATCCACGACAATTGCGCCGCGACCGCCGACGAATATAGCGCGCCGGGCAATTATGTCCTCGGCGCCAATATCGCGGGCTTCGTCCGGGTCGCCGAAGCGATGCAGTCGCTCGGCGTCATCTGA
- a CDS encoding MAPEG family protein produces the protein MSQSLLAPGAVLVLWTLVMAVWVAATRLPALKKMGVDLKTAPPGGRGADLEGVLPPAVNWKSHNYTHLLEQPTIFYATIIFLHLSGGNTGLTRGLAWAYVVIRIVHSLWQVTVNRIPVRFTLFLLSTLCLFALALLAVIATLG, from the coding sequence ATGTCACAAAGCCTGCTCGCGCCCGGTGCGGTGCTCGTCCTGTGGACGCTCGTGATGGCCGTATGGGTCGCCGCGACGCGCCTGCCGGCGCTCAAGAAAATGGGGGTCGACCTCAAGACCGCGCCGCCCGGCGGCCGCGGCGCCGATCTGGAAGGCGTCCTGCCGCCCGCGGTGAACTGGAAGTCGCACAATTACACCCACCTGCTCGAACAGCCGACGATCTTCTATGCGACGATCATCTTCCTGCACCTGTCGGGCGGCAACACCGGCCTCACGCGCGGGCTCGCCTGGGCCTATGTCGTCATCCGCATCGTCCACAGCCTCTGGCAGGTGACGGTGAACCGGATTCCGGTCCGCTTCACCCTGTTCCTGCTGTCGACGCTGTGCCTGTTCGCGCTGGCGCTGCTCGCCGTGATCGCAACCTTGGGCTGA
- a CDS encoding CaiB/BaiF CoA-transferase family protein translates to MAMLEGIRIIDLTTVIFGPYATQMLADLGAEVIKVETPGLGDVSRYLGNGRPDPTMGSIHLTVNRGKRSIALDLKKPDDAATLRDLIATGDVFFHNIRGKAIARLGFDYESCKAIKPEIIYVHGTGFGQDGPYADLQAYDDVIQAASGTTSLLPRADGNPRPRYFPSLIADKIAGHFGAQAILAALVHKLRTGEGQEVAVPMFECFTAFMLTEHLCDATLDPAIGPAGYPRQLDPTRQPFPTKDGHIAIVPYTPTSTARLMGLLGSEDLLTSPAYEEAKAKGQPMALIYTEVARRTPAKTTAEWLEIFAANDIPAMRVRDLDDIRNDPHLAATDFFRPREHPDVGAFFEMRPPVKYGAAAPRDLGYAPRIDGDGEAIRAELAARRG, encoded by the coding sequence ATGGCGATGCTCGAGGGAATCAGGATCATCGACCTTACGACGGTCATCTTCGGTCCCTATGCGACGCAGATGCTCGCCGACCTCGGCGCCGAAGTGATCAAGGTCGAGACGCCCGGCCTCGGCGACGTGTCACGCTATCTCGGCAACGGCAGGCCCGACCCGACGATGGGGTCGATCCACCTCACCGTGAACCGCGGCAAGCGCTCGATCGCGCTCGACCTCAAGAAACCCGACGATGCCGCGACATTGCGCGACCTGATCGCGACCGGCGACGTCTTCTTCCACAACATCCGCGGCAAGGCGATCGCGCGGCTCGGCTTCGATTATGAAAGCTGCAAGGCGATCAAGCCCGAAATCATCTATGTCCACGGCACCGGTTTCGGCCAGGACGGCCCCTACGCCGACCTTCAGGCCTATGATGACGTGATCCAGGCAGCGAGCGGGACGACCAGCCTGCTTCCCCGCGCCGACGGCAATCCCCGCCCGCGCTATTTCCCATCGCTGATCGCCGACAAGATTGCGGGCCATTTCGGCGCCCAGGCGATCCTCGCCGCGCTCGTCCACAAGCTGCGCACCGGCGAAGGACAGGAGGTCGCGGTGCCGATGTTCGAATGCTTCACCGCCTTCATGCTGACCGAGCATCTGTGCGATGCAACACTCGACCCCGCGATCGGTCCGGCAGGCTATCCGCGTCAGCTCGACCCGACGCGCCAGCCCTTCCCCACCAAGGACGGCCATATCGCGATCGTCCCCTATACGCCCACATCGACTGCGCGACTGATGGGACTGCTCGGCAGCGAGGATCTGCTTACCTCGCCGGCCTATGAGGAGGCCAAGGCGAAGGGCCAGCCCATGGCGTTGATCTATACGGAGGTCGCGCGCCGGACGCCCGCGAAGACCACCGCCGAATGGCTGGAAATCTTCGCGGCCAACGACATTCCCGCGATGCGGGTTCGCGACCTCGACGATATCCGCAACGATCCCCATCTTGCCGCGACCGATTTCTTTCGCCCTCGCGAACATCCTGACGTGGGCGCCTTTTTCGAGATGCGGCCGCCGGTCAAATATGGCGCCGCGGCGCCGCGCGACCTTGGCTATGCGCCGCGCATCGACGGCGACGGCGAGGCGATCCGCGCCGAACTGGCGGCGCGGCGGGGTTGA
- a CDS encoding type III PLP-dependent enzyme yields MHQHHSAHGLIQALSPVEPVTLVRPHAAARAARFFIERFPGTTMYAVKANPSPDLLRILWDSGVTHYDVASIAEVRLVARTLPQATLCFMHPVKAEEAISEAYWKHGVRTFSLDTMDELQKIVRATEGAADLNLLVRLRVSSDHSKLSLAAKFGAEPDEVAELLMATRQAADALGICFHVGSQAMTPHAYAQAMERVRAAIVAAAVTVDIIDVGGGFPSTYPGMEPPPLGAYFDTIHRSFESLPISYSAELWCEPGRALSAEYSSLIVRVEKRRGDELYINDGAYGALFDAAHVGWRFPVTLLREAAGEAEMTAFSFYGPTCDDLDHMAGPFYLPADVKAGDFIEIGMLGAYGCAMRTRFNGFGAEEIHVVSDEPMASLYTGEVEQERRSATVTKLF; encoded by the coding sequence TTGCACCAGCATCATAGCGCCCACGGGCTGATTCAGGCACTTTCGCCGGTCGAACCTGTCACGCTTGTCCGTCCGCACGCCGCGGCGCGCGCAGCGCGTTTCTTCATCGAGCGATTCCCCGGCACGACCATGTACGCGGTCAAGGCGAATCCGTCGCCCGACTTGCTGCGCATCCTCTGGGATTCGGGCGTCACCCATTATGACGTGGCCTCGATTGCCGAGGTCCGGCTTGTTGCGCGCACCCTGCCGCAAGCGACGCTCTGCTTCATGCACCCGGTGAAGGCCGAGGAAGCGATTTCCGAAGCCTATTGGAAGCATGGCGTGCGCACCTTCTCGCTCGACACGATGGACGAGCTTCAGAAGATCGTTCGCGCGACCGAAGGCGCCGCCGACCTCAACCTGCTCGTGCGCCTGCGCGTCTCGTCCGATCATTCGAAGCTCAGCCTCGCCGCCAAGTTCGGTGCCGAGCCCGACGAAGTCGCCGAACTGTTGATGGCGACCCGTCAGGCGGCCGACGCGCTCGGCATCTGCTTCCATGTCGGCAGCCAGGCGATGACCCCGCACGCCTATGCGCAGGCGATGGAACGCGTCCGCGCCGCGATCGTCGCGGCGGCGGTGACGGTCGACATCATCGACGTCGGCGGCGGCTTCCCCTCGACCTATCCGGGCATGGAGCCCCCGCCGCTCGGCGCCTATTTCGACACGATCCACCGCAGCTTCGAAAGCCTGCCGATCAGCTATTCGGCCGAGCTCTGGTGCGAACCGGGCCGTGCGCTGTCGGCCGAATACAGCTCGCTGATCGTGCGGGTCGAAAAGCGCCGCGGCGACGAGCTCTATATCAACGACGGCGCCTATGGCGCGCTGTTCGACGCCGCGCATGTCGGCTGGCGCTTTCCGGTGACCTTGCTGCGCGAAGCTGCGGGCGAAGCCGAAATGACTGCGTTCAGCTTCTACGGTCCGACGTGCGACGACCTCGATCATATGGCGGGCCCTTTCTACCTGCCGGCGGACGTCAAGGCGGGCGATTTCATCGAGATCGGGATGCTCGGCGCCTATGGCTGCGCGATGCGGACCAGGTTCAACGGCTTCGGCGCCGAGGAAATCCACGTCGTCAGCGACGAACCGATGGCGAGCCTCTACACCGGCGAAGTCGAACAGGAGCGCCGCAGCGCGACGGTGACCAAGCTCTTCTAA
- a CDS encoding MAPEG family protein has protein sequence METNAILGPVATLALWSMVMWVWMYATRIPAMGRAKIDAKNLVGTTGRGLDEVLPAEVQWKAHNYNHLMEQPTVFYAVALALAVGGMGGGLNTQIAWAYVGLRILHSLIQATVNRVMWRFAVFALASLALIALCLHAFIGFVVH, from the coding sequence ATGGAAACGAACGCCATATTGGGACCGGTCGCGACGCTCGCGCTCTGGTCGATGGTCATGTGGGTGTGGATGTACGCGACGCGTATCCCCGCGATGGGCCGAGCGAAAATCGACGCCAAGAATCTTGTCGGCACGACGGGCCGCGGCCTCGACGAGGTGCTGCCCGCCGAAGTCCAGTGGAAGGCTCATAATTACAACCATCTGATGGAACAGCCGACGGTCTTCTACGCCGTCGCGCTGGCGCTCGCGGTCGGCGGCATGGGCGGCGGCCTCAACACGCAGATCGCCTGGGCCTATGTCGGCCTGCGCATCCTCCACAGCCTGATTCAGGCGACGGTCAATCGCGTGATGTGGCGCTTCGCGGTGTTCGCGCTGGCGAGCCTCGCGCTGATCGCGCTCTGCCTGCACGCCTTCATCGGTTTCGTGGTGCATTGA